A genomic window from Brassica oleracea var. oleracea cultivar TO1000 chromosome C8, BOL, whole genome shotgun sequence includes:
- the LOC106307243 gene encoding phosphoinositide phosphatase SAC5-like isoform X1 translates to MLKLVDLPVLHKFTLYRTRTNYYLIGRDEKKTFWRILKIDRTDPNELNLFEDPTRYTHDEITQLKKWISRGNQKYGGLRAETTCYGIIGFVKFLGPYYMLVIKRRKKVGEICGHTVYGVAESQMIMIPYPSRKTIDADSSAERKYKKLLNMVDLSKDFYFSYTYHLMYSLQKNICNTERGKIHDETMFVWNEYLTHGIRRNLRNTVWTVALVYGFFQQTKCFVSDEQFILTVIARRSRHYAGTRYLRRGVNEEGSVANEVETEQIVTKEVPEGQKIPMTSVVQMRGSIPLFWSQKPSVFNPQPNIILNNKDRNYVATKLHFENLKQRYGKLIIILNLLKAGKHRENILREEFEKAILFINGGTRRENHLKANHFDLNEHYKSGADRAFKLLCADGKEALESINLFFGEVPSGIGADRVINDTFFNSPILNQDEEATSSEQEALKAYIFMRQTGVFRSNCIDCLDRTNVAQFAHGLVALARQLQKLGIRGPPIVDKNNPLAKKLMEVYENMGDAIAMQYAGSDAHIKMFSALRGDWNIIKKNRDKIIALRRHLYNTFQDSEKQNAINVFLGEFKPQLGKPALWELRSDQRNTMRNSSNLNINNLRPNHSRSFSDNLILESLDPKELVQENHQPSRAGLNSGWETTSNGGWETTSEVGFCEAEPSSSRVHSVIRDEDNLRGIGSRQMFLEVGSTSDSHGLEDAPGLSHSYNATFITAEEMFERCSSTSSDLIIEVPSGPISIFKGVSDDFAQWVEEGRAL, encoded by the exons ATGCTCAAATTGGTTGACTTGCCCGTTCTTCACAAATTCACGCTCTACCGCACTCGCACG AACTATTACTTGATTGGGAGAGACGAGAAGAAAACCTTTTGGAGGATTCTTAAGATTGATCGGACCGATCCAAACGAGTTGAATTTATTCGAAGATCCTACAAGGTATACGCATGACGAAATCACCCAACTTAAAAAATGGATTAGTCGAGGGAACCAGAAGTATGGTGGCCTTAGAGCAGAGACAACTTGCTATGGAATCATTG GGTTTGTGAAATTCTTGGGGCCTTATTACATGCTGGTCATTAAAAGAAGAAAGAAAGTGGGCGAGATCTGCGGACATACTGTTTATGGTGTAGCAGAGAGTCAAATGATCATGATTCCATATCCTTCCAGGAAAACGATAGATGCTGATTCTTCAGCCGAGCGAAA GTACAAGAAGCTCCTAAACATGGTGGATCTTAGCAAAGACTTCTACTTCAGCTACACATATCACCTCATGTATAGCCTCCAAAAGAACATATGCAACACTGAGAGAGGAAAAATTCACGACGAAACCATGTTCGTGTGGAATGAATATTTAACGCACGGAATCAGAAGGAACCTCCGGAATACCGTATGGACAGTTGCACTGGTATATGGATTCTTTCAACAG ACTAAATGTTTTGTGTCTGATGAACAATTTATACTGACTGTCATTGCTCGTCGTTCACGCCATTATGCTGGTACAAG ATATTTAAGGCGTGGTGTAAATGAGGAAGGCAGCGTAGCCAACGAGGTTGAGACAGAGCAGATTGTTACCAAAGAGGTTCCAGAGGGTCAGAAAATTCCAATGACATCAGTCGTGCAGATGCGAGGCTCCATTCCCCTATTTTGGTCACAGAAACCATCTGTGTTCAACCCACAACCCAACATAATAT TGAACAACAAGGACCGGAATTACGTGGCTACTAAACTCCACTTTGAGAATCTGAAACAGAGATATGGAAAGCTTATAATCATCCTGAATCTTTTAAAA GCAGGAAAGCATCGGGAAAACATCTTACGGGAAGAGTTTGAAAAGGCAATCTTGTTTATCAACGGAGGCACCAGGAGGGAGAACCATTTAAAGGCAAACCATTTTGATCTAAATGAACACTACAAAAG TGGAGCTGATCGTGCATTCAAGCTCTTGTGTGCCGATGGGAAGGAAGCATTGGAATCAATTAACTTATTTTTCGGTGAGGTTCCTTCAGGCATAGGAGCTGATCGCGTAATTAACGACACATTTTTCAA TAGCCCTATTCTGAATCAAGATGAAGAGGCAACTAGCTCAGAACAAGAAGCTTTGAAGGCATATATATTCATGCGTCAAACTGGGGTCTTTAGGTCAAACTGCATAGACTGCTTGGATCGTACTAATGTTGCTCAGTTCGCCCATGGATTGGTAGCTCTTGCTCGTCAGCTGCAGAAATTGGGTATCAGAGGACCTCCTATCGTCGATAAGAACAATCCTTTGGCAAAGAAATTGATGGAAGTTTATGAAAATATGGGTGATGCAATTGCAATGCAGTATGCTGGCTCAGACGCACACATCAAG ATGTTCAGTGCTCTTAGAGGTGATTGGAACATAATAAAGAAGAACCGTGATAAGATCATAGCTTTGCGTCGCCACTTATACAACACCTTTCAGGACAGCGAAAAGCAGAACGCCATAAATGT GTTCTTGGGGGAATTCAAGCCTCAGTTGGGGAAGCCAGCCTTGTGGGAGTTGCGCTCTGACCAGCGAAACACTATGAGAAATAGTTCTAACTTGAATATCAATAATTTGAG GCCAAATCATTCAAGATCCTTTTCCGATAACCTCATCTTGGAGAGTTTGGATCCGAAGGAGCTGGTACAAGAAAATCATCAGCCTTCACGTGCAGGGTTAAATAGTGGCTGGGAAACCACTTCAAATGGTGGCTGGGAAACCACTTCAGAAGTTGGATTCTGTGAAGCAGAACCATCTTCTTCAAG AGTCCACTCAGTTATTCGCGATGAAGATAATTTGAGAGGAATAGGATCAAGGCAGATGTTTCTAGAGGTTGGCTCTACGTCTGATTCTCACGGGCTCGAAGATGCACCTGGTCTTTCACACTCATACAATGCTACATTCATTACGGCAGAGGAAATGTTTGAACGTTGCAG CTCCACGTCGTCAGACTTAATTATTGAG GTTCCTTCAGGTCCAATTTCCATCTTTAAGGGCGTCTCAGATGATTTCGCTCAGTGGGTGGAAGAAGGAAGAGCATTGTAA
- the LOC106307243 gene encoding phosphoinositide phosphatase SAC5-like isoform X2, translated as MLKLVDLPVLHKFTLYRTRTNYYLIGRDEKKTFWRILKIDRTDPNELNLFEDPTRYTHDEITQLKKWISRGNQKYGGLRAETTCYGIIGFVKFLGPYYMLVIKRRKKVGEICGHTVYGVAESQMIMIPYPSRKTIDADSSAERKYKKLLNMVDLSKDFYFSYTYHLMYSLQKNICNTERGKIHDETMFVWNEYLTHGIRRNLRNTVWTVALVYGFFQQTKCFVSDEQFILTVIARRSRHYAGTRYLRRGVNEEGSVANEVETEQIVTKEVPEGQKIPMTSVVQMRGSIPLFWSQKPSVFNPQPNIILNNKDRNYVATKLHFENLKQRYGKLIIILNLLKAGKHRENILREEFEKAILFINGGTRRENHLKANHFDLNEHYKSGADRAFKLLCADGKEALESINLFFGEVPSGIGADRVINDTFFNPILNQDEEATSSEQEALKAYIFMRQTGVFRSNCIDCLDRTNVAQFAHGLVALARQLQKLGIRGPPIVDKNNPLAKKLMEVYENMGDAIAMQYAGSDAHIKMFSALRGDWNIIKKNRDKIIALRRHLYNTFQDSEKQNAINVFLGEFKPQLGKPALWELRSDQRNTMRNSSNLNINNLRPNHSRSFSDNLILESLDPKELVQENHQPSRAGLNSGWETTSNGGWETTSEVGFCEAEPSSSRVHSVIRDEDNLRGIGSRQMFLEVGSTSDSHGLEDAPGLSHSYNATFITAEEMFERCSSTSSDLIIEVPSGPISIFKGVSDDFAQWVEEGRAL; from the exons ATGCTCAAATTGGTTGACTTGCCCGTTCTTCACAAATTCACGCTCTACCGCACTCGCACG AACTATTACTTGATTGGGAGAGACGAGAAGAAAACCTTTTGGAGGATTCTTAAGATTGATCGGACCGATCCAAACGAGTTGAATTTATTCGAAGATCCTACAAGGTATACGCATGACGAAATCACCCAACTTAAAAAATGGATTAGTCGAGGGAACCAGAAGTATGGTGGCCTTAGAGCAGAGACAACTTGCTATGGAATCATTG GGTTTGTGAAATTCTTGGGGCCTTATTACATGCTGGTCATTAAAAGAAGAAAGAAAGTGGGCGAGATCTGCGGACATACTGTTTATGGTGTAGCAGAGAGTCAAATGATCATGATTCCATATCCTTCCAGGAAAACGATAGATGCTGATTCTTCAGCCGAGCGAAA GTACAAGAAGCTCCTAAACATGGTGGATCTTAGCAAAGACTTCTACTTCAGCTACACATATCACCTCATGTATAGCCTCCAAAAGAACATATGCAACACTGAGAGAGGAAAAATTCACGACGAAACCATGTTCGTGTGGAATGAATATTTAACGCACGGAATCAGAAGGAACCTCCGGAATACCGTATGGACAGTTGCACTGGTATATGGATTCTTTCAACAG ACTAAATGTTTTGTGTCTGATGAACAATTTATACTGACTGTCATTGCTCGTCGTTCACGCCATTATGCTGGTACAAG ATATTTAAGGCGTGGTGTAAATGAGGAAGGCAGCGTAGCCAACGAGGTTGAGACAGAGCAGATTGTTACCAAAGAGGTTCCAGAGGGTCAGAAAATTCCAATGACATCAGTCGTGCAGATGCGAGGCTCCATTCCCCTATTTTGGTCACAGAAACCATCTGTGTTCAACCCACAACCCAACATAATAT TGAACAACAAGGACCGGAATTACGTGGCTACTAAACTCCACTTTGAGAATCTGAAACAGAGATATGGAAAGCTTATAATCATCCTGAATCTTTTAAAA GCAGGAAAGCATCGGGAAAACATCTTACGGGAAGAGTTTGAAAAGGCAATCTTGTTTATCAACGGAGGCACCAGGAGGGAGAACCATTTAAAGGCAAACCATTTTGATCTAAATGAACACTACAAAAG TGGAGCTGATCGTGCATTCAAGCTCTTGTGTGCCGATGGGAAGGAAGCATTGGAATCAATTAACTTATTTTTCGGTGAGGTTCCTTCAGGCATAGGAGCTGATCGCGTAATTAACGACACATTTTTCAA CCCTATTCTGAATCAAGATGAAGAGGCAACTAGCTCAGAACAAGAAGCTTTGAAGGCATATATATTCATGCGTCAAACTGGGGTCTTTAGGTCAAACTGCATAGACTGCTTGGATCGTACTAATGTTGCTCAGTTCGCCCATGGATTGGTAGCTCTTGCTCGTCAGCTGCAGAAATTGGGTATCAGAGGACCTCCTATCGTCGATAAGAACAATCCTTTGGCAAAGAAATTGATGGAAGTTTATGAAAATATGGGTGATGCAATTGCAATGCAGTATGCTGGCTCAGACGCACACATCAAG ATGTTCAGTGCTCTTAGAGGTGATTGGAACATAATAAAGAAGAACCGTGATAAGATCATAGCTTTGCGTCGCCACTTATACAACACCTTTCAGGACAGCGAAAAGCAGAACGCCATAAATGT GTTCTTGGGGGAATTCAAGCCTCAGTTGGGGAAGCCAGCCTTGTGGGAGTTGCGCTCTGACCAGCGAAACACTATGAGAAATAGTTCTAACTTGAATATCAATAATTTGAG GCCAAATCATTCAAGATCCTTTTCCGATAACCTCATCTTGGAGAGTTTGGATCCGAAGGAGCTGGTACAAGAAAATCATCAGCCTTCACGTGCAGGGTTAAATAGTGGCTGGGAAACCACTTCAAATGGTGGCTGGGAAACCACTTCAGAAGTTGGATTCTGTGAAGCAGAACCATCTTCTTCAAG AGTCCACTCAGTTATTCGCGATGAAGATAATTTGAGAGGAATAGGATCAAGGCAGATGTTTCTAGAGGTTGGCTCTACGTCTGATTCTCACGGGCTCGAAGATGCACCTGGTCTTTCACACTCATACAATGCTACATTCATTACGGCAGAGGAAATGTTTGAACGTTGCAG CTCCACGTCGTCAGACTTAATTATTGAG GTTCCTTCAGGTCCAATTTCCATCTTTAAGGGCGTCTCAGATGATTTCGCTCAGTGGGTGGAAGAAGGAAGAGCATTGTAA